The following nucleotide sequence is from Pedobacter sp. PACM 27299.
CCTTATTTCTCTGCCTTGGCGGACAACTAGCTTTTTCGCAAACCGTGAGGCCGCAGGTAAGAAATTCCGATACGACAAAGAATTCCTTCAGTTTAAAGGAAAAACAACGACTAGGTCTTAGAAATCTCAACAACTCCTTCAAACCACTTCCCGACAATGTGAAACGGGAGGTTGAGTATGATGCGAAAAATAAAAGGTACATCATTCGCCAGTTAATTGGCAACCAGCTTTTCTCCGCTCCGCAGTACCTCACCATTGAAGAGTACCAGCGTTTGGTGAATTCTGAAATGAAGCGCGACAACTGGCGCATGTATTCCAACGAAGAAATTAATGAAGTCAGAAAGAACGGGCTAATTCCTAGCCTGAAAGTCAATAACAAGGCTTTTGAAAAGATTTTTGGCGGAACAACGATAGACATACAGCCTCGTGGTGAGGCCGAACTGACTTTCCTGGGAAGGATCAATAAAAATGAAAACCCGCTGTTCAACGAGCGTCAGCGCGTACAGGGCAATTTTGATTTTAACCAGCGCATCCAGATGGATGTGATCGGTAATATTGGTACCCGCATGAAGGTCAATATGAATTACAATACCGAAGCACAATTTGATTTTGAAAATCAGGTGAAGCTCGATTATGTAGGAGGAAAGGACGACATTATCCAGAAGATTGAAGCAGGTAACGTGAGCCTGCCCCTAAGCACCTCACTGATCAACGGTACCCAAGCGCTTTTTGGGATAAAAACACAGCTGCAATTCGGGAAGCTGAATGTGAGCACCGTTTTCTCTCAGCAGAAATCACAATCGCGGGAAATCCGCATCAATAATGGGGCACAGCAGAATGAATTCAGACTCAGTGCAGATAATTATGAAGCCAACAAACACTATTTCTTAGCGCAGTATTTTAGACAGAATTATAATAAAACCTTAGCTACGCCTCCAACGCTTACTTCAGGAATATTGATTACCAGGGTAGAAGCCTGGATTACCAATAAAACAGGAAATACACAAGGCTCCAGAGATGTGATGGCCTTGATGGATTTAGGAGAGAATACACCCTACAATCAAACACTTGTTGGTGGTGGATCAGCGCTGCCTTCTGGATTTGACAATCCACAGTTTCCAAGACAATCCAATAATTTATTGTCGCAATTGCCGCCAGATGCCAGGTTAACAAACTCTAATGCAATCATTCCCTTCTTTGCAGGGAGCGGAGGTACAGATAACTATGCCAAGCTAACTTATGCCAGAAAACTGGCGGATAGAGAGTTTACTTTTCATCCGCAGCTGGGTTATATTTCCCTGAATAATGCGCTGAATACCGATGAGGTGTTGACGGTCGCTTACCGATATACTTATCGTGGGGTAGAATATCAGGTTGGGGAGTTCTCCACCGACATTTCATTTGACCCTGGCAGCCCAAAGGTCTTGTTTACAAAGATGCTGAAAAATGAAACTTTGAAAACTAAATTGCCGATCTGGAACCTGATGATGAAAAACATCTATTCTATCGGTGGATACCAGATCAGCCCAATGAACTTCAGATTAGACATTTTCCGCATCGATGACAAATCGGGCGTAGAAAAACCATACATCGAAGAAGGAGAAAAACTGGATGCCGACCGCAGGCCGCTGAAGAACAAACAATGGATTCAGGTAACTGGTTTAGACCGTTTGAACCAACAGCAGGAACGAAGTCCAGATGGAGTATTCGATTTTCAAGCAGAAAATAAACCCTTCGGAACCAATGACAATATCGCATTTAATACCCCGATAAACAGCAATAACAACCCGGGAAATACCAATGCTTCCAATACCAACCTGACCAATTTCTCTACCAATACGATGAGCGGTTACATTACGATCGACCCATTGAATGGAAGAATCATCTTCCCTTTGATCGAGCCATTTGGTCGGGATCTTGCCGATCAGTTTGAGGCTTCAGAGCTGCCATTGATCCAAAAATATACGTATCCCGCTTTATATGACTCCACAAAAGTGGTGGCACAGCAGCTGTTCAGCAACCAGAACCGCTATTTCATTAAAGGTGCTTACCAAAGTCAGGTGGCTTCAGAATTTAGCTTAAACTCTATCAATGTTCCTGAAGGATCAGTAAAGGTATTTGCCGGTACCATTCCTTTGCAGGAAGGTGTGGATTTTACAGTGGATTACCAGGGTGGAAGGGTGAGAATCCTCAATACCGCAATCTTGATTTCTGGACAGCCGATCAGAATTTCTACAGAAAATAATGAACTATTTGGTTTGCAGCAGCGTTCGTTGTTCGGAACCAGATTTGATTATAAAGTAAACAATAAACTGAATCTTGGGGCTACCTTGATGAACCTAACGGAGAAACCATTGACACCAAAGGTGAATGTGGGGGAAGAGCCGATTTCCAATACCATGTGGGGAGTAGATTTGAACTATAGTACACCATCCAGATTCCTGACGAAATTGGTGGATAAACTGCCTTTCATTTCTACAAAAGTACCTTCCAGTCTGACCTTCTCCGGAGAGTTTGCACAATTGATTCCGGGCCACCCGAAAGCCTTGAACTTCGGCGGACAAAAAGGTGGCGTGAGTTATCTGGATGATTTTGAAGCGTCACGTTCCGTGATTGATTTGAAAAGCTCTATGGCCTGGCAGTTGTCGGGAACACCACAGCTTTTCTCTGAATCCAGTAGGATTGACGATTTGAGCTACGGTTTCAACAGGGCCTTAATCGCTTTCTACAACATCGACCCAATTTTTTACAATCGAAATGATGCCAGTCTACCGGCAGGTTTGAGAAATAACAAAAATGAGTTGTCTAACCATTATGTTCGTCAGATTATCGAACAGGAGGTGTTTCCTTTCAAAGAAACCGGTACAGGACAGCCTTTCGCCCTGCCAACTTTAGATGTGGCTTTTTATCCGACTGTTCGTGGTCCTTACAATTATACGCCTACCGGATTTAACCAGGCTGGTATGCTGAATAACCCGCGTTCCCGCTGGGGAGGTTTATTCAGAAGAATTGAAACCAATGATTTTGAAGCTTTGAACATTGAGTTCATCGAACTTTGGGTAATGGACCCGAACATTTATAAACCGAACAGTTTGGGCGGTGATCTGTATTTCAACTTGGGTAACATCTCGGAAGACATTTTGAAAGACGGAAGAAAGTCTTTGGAGAATGGACTTCCTGCTGATGGCGATCCTTCTAAATACGATGAAACCAATTGGGGAAGGGTGCCGAAATTGCAGCCGGTAGTTCAGGCTTTCGACAATGATCCGAATGCCAGAAAAGCACAGGATGTGGGATTAGATGGATTGGCCAATAAAGATGAGCAGGTGAAATTCTCTACTTTGATCAACCAGATCAAAGGACAGTTAAACCCTGATGCAGCCAATGCTTTAGAAAATGACCCTTCTTCTGATGATTATAGTTATTTCAGAGGTCCGGATTTAGACCGTGAAAATGCAGGAATTTTAAAACGTTACCAACGCTACAACGGAACGGAAGGAAACTCTAAAACTGCTGAGCAATCGCGTGCAGAATTGGGCGTAGAAAACTCGGCTTCGACCTCTTTACCAGATGGGGAAGACATCAACAGAGATAACAATATGACGCAATCTGATGAGTACTTCCAATACAAAGTTTCCATGCGTCCGGGCGACCTGATGGTGGGGCAAAACTTTGTAACGGATAAAGTAACTTCTCAGGTGAAACTGGCAAACGGAAGTACACAACCTGTAACCTGGTACCAGATCCGTATTCCTCTGGCACAATACCAGGACCGTATTGGTGGAATCCAGGATTTTAAATCTATCCGTTTCATCAGGATGTTCCTGACCAATTTTGCCGATACTACGGTATTGAGGTTTGGAAAAATCCAGTTGGTAAGAGGTGAATGGAGACAATATAATCCAAATGATGATCCTTCACAAACGATCGTAGATCCTGCTTTAGGAACGATTGCTTCTGATAAATCGACGATAGAAGTCGCTACCGTGAATATTGAGGAGAATGGTAAACGTACCCCGATTCCTTACGTGATTCCTCCTGGTATTGAAAGAGAGCGTGATTTCAGCAATTACCGAGGTGATACCCGTCAAAATGAGCAATCCTTATCAGTAACCATTAAAAACCTGAAAGATGGTTATGGAAGGGCAGCATTTAAAACCGGTTTCAACGATTTCAGGTCTTATAAACACCTGGAAATGTACATCCATGCGGAGGCTTTAGGAACCAGTACATTAAAAGATAACGACCTGAGTGCTTTCCTGAGGATCGGCACAGACAACCAGGACAATTACTATGAATATTCACAGCCTTTAAAGGTGACGCTTCCAGGCACCAGTGATCCGAATGCGATCTGGCCGGAGCAGAATAAGATGGACATTACCCTCGAGTTTTTCCAGAAAGCGAAACTAGAAAGAAACAACGCGAAAACCAGTACCGGTGCACCATGGCCAATCAATATTCCCTACATCTATACGGTGGATGGCAAAACGATTACCATCAAAGGGCAGCCGGATATGAGTAAAGTAAGGGTCTACATGCTGGGGGTTAAAAACCCTTACCGTGCAAATGGCAATGACGATGGGATGGAGAAAAATGCAATTATCTGGTTCAATGAGCTTCGTTTAACGGAATTTGATGAGCGAGGCGGATGGGCAGCTACAGCGAGAATGAATGCTAAACTGGCCGATTTTGCGGATGTTAACGTATCCGGAAGTAAATCGACCATCGGTTTCGGGTCCTTAGAAACCAGAGTGAGCGAGAGAAACAGAGCAGACAATGTGTTCTTTGACATCTCTTCGAGCATGGAACTGGGCAAGTTTTTCCCTAAGAAAACAGGGATTAAGGTGCCGATGTTTGTGAGTTATTCCAGTCAGGTAGCTACTCCTCAATACAACCCGAGTATGCCGGATATTGAGTTGAAAAATGCATTGGATGCCGCGTCAAAACCACAGCGCGATTCTATCCTGAACTTTGCACAGGACTATACCACCAGAAGCAGTATCAACTTCACGAATGTGAGAAAAGAAAGAACAGACCCCGAAGCAAAACCCAGGGTTTGGGATATTGAAAACTTCAACGTCAGCTATGCTTATACGAAGTATTCACACCGTGATTTTATCATAGAAAATAATTTCCAAAAGACTTACAGGGCTTCCCTGGGGTATAACTATGCCGGACTGGCGAAAACTTATGAGCCTTTCAAAAAGATCATCAAGAACAATACACTGGCCTTGCTGAAAGATTTCAACTTTAGCCTGATGCCTTCTGCGATTAACTTCAGAATAGATGTAGATCGCTTCTATTCTGAAAACAGTTTGAGAAACAATGATCCGATGAATTCTATTCCGGTCAACACCACGTTTAATAAAAATTTCCTGGTGTCGAGGGTGTATGGAATTTCCTGGAACCTGAGTAAATCTTTAACCATGGACATTGATGCAACCAATTATTCCATCATCGATGAGCCTTTCGGCAGAATTCAGGGATTGAAAAGAGATACGTTATGGCAGAATATGCTGAGGTTGGGCCGTACTACCGACTACAGTCACAACCTGAACTTCACCTATAATTTGCCGATCAGTAAGATCCCAGGATTGGACTGGGTGAATGTGGCCACGCGTTATGGTACCAATTTCAACTGGCAGACAGAACCGCTTTCTACCTTGAGAGATCCAAATATCAACCTTGGAAATACGATTCAAAACTCCAGAACAATTCAGGTAAACCCTAACTTAAACCTGGCTTCCCTCTACAACAAATTCGGATTTGTACGTAAAGGAAACGGAGCCGGCGGACAAAATGTTTGGGTAGGCTTATTAACAAGTGTGAAAAATGTGGTGGGTGCTTACACGCAGACCAAGGGGATTTTCTTACCGGGTTATTTGCCTAAAACAAACTTCTTCGGAATTGACCAGGCTACCGGTGCACCGGGCTTAGGTTTCGTATTGGGTAGTCAGCGCGACATCAGGACGGAAGCCTTATTGAAAGGCTGGATCACCACCGATACCCTGCAATCGCAGCTGTACATCAATACGATGCGGGAAGATTTAAGTTTTACCAGTTTAGTAGAGCCGATCAAAGATTTGTCGATCACACTAACCGCCAACAGAAATCAAACTAAAAACTACTCTACCAATTTCAGGTATGATGAAGAATCAAAAGGTTTTGAAAACTTCAGCCCATTTACAACGGGTGATTATAGCATTTCCTATATCAGTTTAGGTACTGCTTTCTCGGAGAAATCCGGCAGCACGATGTCTAAGCTATTCGCTAATTTCATGAACAATAGGGTGATCATTTCCCAGCGTTTAGGTTTAACAAACCCGAACTCTGCAGGCGTTAGAAATGGCCTGTATGCCGATGGTTATGGTGCAGAATCTCAGGATGTACTGACGGCTGCTTTCCTGGCTGCTTATTCCGGGAAAGATGCAAAAACATCCAGCCTGAGTTCCATGCCTAAGATTCCATTGCCAAACTGGCGCTTGAATTACCGTGGCCTGATCGGAATTCCTTTCCTGGCAGAGCGTTTCAGCTCGATTGATTTGAGGCATTCTTACCGCTCTATTTACAGCATCAGCAGTTTCAACTCGCTATTAAAATACCAGGAAAATAATGGAGGAGTCATCAGCAGAGACTTAAATGACAACTTCCTTCCGGAGTTCCAATATGCACAGGTAACGATCGCCGAGCAGTTCTCGCCATTGATCGGAATTGATACCCGTTTGAAAAACAACCTGACCGCTAATTTTGAGATCGGAAGATCGAGGATGCTGGGATTAAATATGGCCAATAGCCAGCTGGCACAATTAACGGAAAGCAATATGGTGTTCGGACTGGGCTATCGCACAACGAAGTTCAGGTTCCCTTTTGGCTTGTTCAAAGGACTGAAAATGGACAACAATATGGACTTTAAACTGGATGTTGCAGTGAGGGATAATAAAACCGTGATTTATCGTGCAGACATTCTGGAGGCAGAAGTTTCTTCCGGTGCGAAAAACATTACCTTAAGGCCAAGTGTAGATTATATCCTGAACCAGCGTTTTAATGTGCGCCTGTTCTACGACAGTAACATCACCAAACCATACACCTCGCAAACGTTCAATACCTCATTCAGTAATTTCGGATTTAGTTTAAGAGTTACCCTGAATTAGGCATTGTGATAAATACTTATATTAATTACCTTTGAACCAACAAAAAATTATACACATGAATTTTCCATCAGAATTAAAGTACACTAAAGACCACGAATGGGTTAAAATTGAAGGTAACGAAGCCTATATCGGTATTACTGATTTTGCACAACGTGAATTAGGTGATATTGTATACATCGATATTAATACCGTGGGTGATGAAGTAAGTAAAGACGATGTTTTCGGTACAGTAGAAGCTGTTAAGACTGTTTC
It contains:
- the sprA gene encoding T9SS outer membrane translocon Sov/SprA — its product is MKTLLTLLFTLFLCLGGQLAFSQTVRPQVRNSDTTKNSFSLKEKQRLGLRNLNNSFKPLPDNVKREVEYDAKNKRYIIRQLIGNQLFSAPQYLTIEEYQRLVNSEMKRDNWRMYSNEEINEVRKNGLIPSLKVNNKAFEKIFGGTTIDIQPRGEAELTFLGRINKNENPLFNERQRVQGNFDFNQRIQMDVIGNIGTRMKVNMNYNTEAQFDFENQVKLDYVGGKDDIIQKIEAGNVSLPLSTSLINGTQALFGIKTQLQFGKLNVSTVFSQQKSQSREIRINNGAQQNEFRLSADNYEANKHYFLAQYFRQNYNKTLATPPTLTSGILITRVEAWITNKTGNTQGSRDVMALMDLGENTPYNQTLVGGGSALPSGFDNPQFPRQSNNLLSQLPPDARLTNSNAIIPFFAGSGGTDNYAKLTYARKLADREFTFHPQLGYISLNNALNTDEVLTVAYRYTYRGVEYQVGEFSTDISFDPGSPKVLFTKMLKNETLKTKLPIWNLMMKNIYSIGGYQISPMNFRLDIFRIDDKSGVEKPYIEEGEKLDADRRPLKNKQWIQVTGLDRLNQQQERSPDGVFDFQAENKPFGTNDNIAFNTPINSNNNPGNTNASNTNLTNFSTNTMSGYITIDPLNGRIIFPLIEPFGRDLADQFEASELPLIQKYTYPALYDSTKVVAQQLFSNQNRYFIKGAYQSQVASEFSLNSINVPEGSVKVFAGTIPLQEGVDFTVDYQGGRVRILNTAILISGQPIRISTENNELFGLQQRSLFGTRFDYKVNNKLNLGATLMNLTEKPLTPKVNVGEEPISNTMWGVDLNYSTPSRFLTKLVDKLPFISTKVPSSLTFSGEFAQLIPGHPKALNFGGQKGGVSYLDDFEASRSVIDLKSSMAWQLSGTPQLFSESSRIDDLSYGFNRALIAFYNIDPIFYNRNDASLPAGLRNNKNELSNHYVRQIIEQEVFPFKETGTGQPFALPTLDVAFYPTVRGPYNYTPTGFNQAGMLNNPRSRWGGLFRRIETNDFEALNIEFIELWVMDPNIYKPNSLGGDLYFNLGNISEDILKDGRKSLENGLPADGDPSKYDETNWGRVPKLQPVVQAFDNDPNARKAQDVGLDGLANKDEQVKFSTLINQIKGQLNPDAANALENDPSSDDYSYFRGPDLDRENAGILKRYQRYNGTEGNSKTAEQSRAELGVENSASTSLPDGEDINRDNNMTQSDEYFQYKVSMRPGDLMVGQNFVTDKVTSQVKLANGSTQPVTWYQIRIPLAQYQDRIGGIQDFKSIRFIRMFLTNFADTTVLRFGKIQLVRGEWRQYNPNDDPSQTIVDPALGTIASDKSTIEVATVNIEENGKRTPIPYVIPPGIERERDFSNYRGDTRQNEQSLSVTIKNLKDGYGRAAFKTGFNDFRSYKHLEMYIHAEALGTSTLKDNDLSAFLRIGTDNQDNYYEYSQPLKVTLPGTSDPNAIWPEQNKMDITLEFFQKAKLERNNAKTSTGAPWPINIPYIYTVDGKTITIKGQPDMSKVRVYMLGVKNPYRANGNDDGMEKNAIIWFNELRLTEFDERGGWAATARMNAKLADFADVNVSGSKSTIGFGSLETRVSERNRADNVFFDISSSMELGKFFPKKTGIKVPMFVSYSSQVATPQYNPSMPDIELKNALDAASKPQRDSILNFAQDYTTRSSINFTNVRKERTDPEAKPRVWDIENFNVSYAYTKYSHRDFIIENNFQKTYRASLGYNYAGLAKTYEPFKKIIKNNTLALLKDFNFSLMPSAINFRIDVDRFYSENSLRNNDPMNSIPVNTTFNKNFLVSRVYGISWNLSKSLTMDIDATNYSIIDEPFGRIQGLKRDTLWQNMLRLGRTTDYSHNLNFTYNLPISKIPGLDWVNVATRYGTNFNWQTEPLSTLRDPNINLGNTIQNSRTIQVNPNLNLASLYNKFGFVRKGNGAGGQNVWVGLLTSVKNVVGAYTQTKGIFLPGYLPKTNFFGIDQATGAPGLGFVLGSQRDIRTEALLKGWITTDTLQSQLYINTMREDLSFTSLVEPIKDLSITLTANRNQTKNYSTNFRYDEESKGFENFSPFTTGDYSISYISLGTAFSEKSGSTMSKLFANFMNNRVIISQRLGLTNPNSAGVRNGLYADGYGAESQDVLTAAFLAAYSGKDAKTSSLSSMPKIPLPNWRLNYRGLIGIPFLAERFSSIDLRHSYRSIYSISSFNSLLKYQENNGGVISRDLNDNFLPEFQYAQVTIAEQFSPLIGIDTRLKNNLTANFEIGRSRMLGLNMANSQLAQLTESNMVFGLGYRTTKFRFPFGLFKGLKMDNNMDFKLDVAVRDNKTVIYRADILEAEVSSGAKNITLRPSVDYILNQRFNVRLFYDSNITKPYTSQTFNTSFSNFGFSLRVTLN
- the gcvH gene encoding glycine cleavage system protein GcvH codes for the protein MNFPSELKYTKDHEWVKIEGNEAYIGITDFAQRELGDIVYIDINTVGDEVSKDDVFGTVEAVKTVSDLFMPVTATVTETNPELNDNPELVNSDPYGKGWMVKVTLSDAAEVAGLLDADAYKALVGA